The following nucleotide sequence is from Bacillota bacterium.
AAAAAGCCTATCAACAGCGATTGAGTCAGCATTTATAAAGGCCGGGACTGAAATTCATTTTCTTAAGATAGGGTTGAGAGAAGGGTTATTCCCCCGACCGGCAAAGACTGAGAACCTAAAGGTAAAACTTGAAGTAGACACTAACCCTCCGGGCGAGGCTGAGTATAGCGTTAAGTACCACTTAAATCCTGTGCCATTTAATGTTCGCCTGATGGCTACGCCATACCTTTTTGCCTGCAAGGTTCACGCCTTGTTGTGTCGTGAATGGGGAGGGGGGAGAATTAAAGGGAGAGATCTTTACGACTATGTCTGGTTCATCTCACAGAAAACCCCGCTTCAAATACACTACCTTGCGGACAGGATGAAGCAGTCAGGGCATTTGGATGCCAGTACAGAAATTGATCGTGCAGGGGTTATAGGGTTTCTTCTCAACAAGTTCCGGGAGATTAATTACATTAAAGCAAAAAGTGATATATTCCCCTTTATTAAAGAACCTCAGCGCGTTGAAATCTGGTCGG
It contains:
- a CDS encoding nucleotidyl transferase AbiEii/AbiGii toxin family protein is translated as MHSAVNDMLSKYKCITADDYREALREIIQEIALLGLYRSNFFDRACFYGGTALRIFYGLDRFSEDLDFSLDSSDSDFTLDPYLKHVVSELSAFGFIVDVSKKAKSLSTAIESAFIKAGTEIHFLKIGLREGLFPRPAKTENLKVKLEVDTNPPGEAEYSVKYHLNPVPFNVRLMATPYLFACKVHALLCREWGGGRIKGRDLYDYVWFISQKTPLQIHYLADRMKQSGHLDASTEIDRAGVIGFLLNKFREINYIKAKSDIFPFIKEPQRVEIWSEEFFTAITRDQLIIDFHR